From a single Candidatus Binataceae bacterium genomic region:
- the asnS gene encoding asparagine--tRNA ligase, with amino-acid sequence MAWVYIEELGRHVGEEITLKGWLYNRRSSGKIHFLLLRDGTGVCQCVALLNEIGAEAFSAADHLGQESSLEVTGAVREDKRAPGGFELTVKHFKVYAPAADYPITPKEHGVAFLLDLRHLWVRSARQHAILRVRDEVAAAARQFFHDRGFVLFDAPILTPTSCEGTTNLFEIDYFGERKAYLTQSGQLYAEAGALALGKVYCFGPTFRAEKSKTRRHLTEFWMVEPEVAYYTLAEDMQLAEDFVAYIVGRVLERRAADLATLERDREPLKRAAQTPYPRITYDEAIKRLHAKGLAVKWGDDLGGDEETALSAEFDRPVMVHRYPAECKAFYMKRDPDRPEVALCVDMLAPEGYGEIIGGGQREDDYETLRARIVAHGLPIEPLNWYLDLRRYGSVPHAGFGMGIERVVAWLCGLHHIRETIPFPRMMERLEP; translated from the coding sequence ATGGCGTGGGTTTATATCGAGGAACTGGGCCGCCACGTGGGCGAGGAAATCACGCTCAAGGGATGGCTTTACAATCGCCGCTCAAGCGGCAAAATCCATTTCCTGCTGCTGCGCGACGGCACCGGGGTGTGCCAGTGCGTCGCCCTGCTCAATGAAATCGGCGCCGAGGCGTTCTCCGCCGCCGACCACCTCGGTCAGGAAAGCTCGCTCGAGGTGACTGGTGCGGTGCGCGAGGACAAGCGCGCGCCGGGCGGTTTCGAGCTGACGGTCAAGCACTTCAAGGTTTACGCGCCGGCGGCCGACTATCCGATCACGCCCAAGGAGCACGGCGTCGCCTTCCTGCTCGACCTGCGCCACTTGTGGGTGCGCTCGGCGCGCCAGCACGCGATCCTGCGCGTGCGCGACGAGGTCGCCGCGGCGGCGCGCCAGTTCTTTCATGATCGCGGCTTCGTGCTGTTCGACGCACCGATCCTGACCCCGACCTCGTGCGAGGGCACTACCAATCTCTTCGAAATCGACTACTTCGGGGAACGCAAGGCCTATCTCACGCAAAGCGGCCAGCTCTATGCCGAGGCGGGCGCGCTCGCGCTGGGCAAGGTGTATTGTTTCGGCCCCACATTCCGCGCGGAAAAGTCAAAGACGCGGCGCCATCTGACGGAGTTCTGGATGGTCGAGCCGGAGGTCGCATACTACACGCTCGCCGAAGACATGCAGCTCGCCGAGGACTTCGTGGCCTATATCGTTGGCCGCGTGCTCGAACGGCGCGCGGCCGACCTGGCCACGCTCGAGCGCGACCGCGAGCCGCTAAAGCGCGCGGCCCAGACGCCCTATCCGCGAATCACCTACGACGAGGCGATCAAACGGCTGCACGCCAAGGGCCTCGCGGTCAAATGGGGCGACGACCTCGGCGGCGACGAGGAAACGGCGCTCTCGGCGGAGTTCGACCGGCCCGTGATGGTCCATCGCTACCCGGCCGAGTGCAAGGCCTTTTACATGAAGCGCGACCCTGACCGACCGGAAGTGGCGCTCTGCGTCGATATGCTGGCGCCCGAGGGCTACGGCGAGATTATCGGCGGCGGCCAGCGCGAGGACGATTACGAGACGCTGCGCGCGCGCATCGTCGCCCACGGCCTGCCAATCGAGCCGCTCAACTGGTACCTCGACCTGAGACGCTACGGATCGGTGCCGCACGCGGGGTTCGGGATGGGTATCGAGCGGGTGGTCGCATGGCTCTGCGGACTGCATCATATTCGCGAGACGATCCCGTTCCCGCGGATGATGGAGCGCCTGGAGCCCTAA
- a CDS encoding CvpA family protein, translating to MNGLDYLILAAIGLGALMGAGRGILRIASSLIALVSAFYLAAVYDKPAGDQLARAFSLKPATGATLGYIVIFLTVMIVVAWGGSKLAQLIRAVHMSWADRLGGAVVGAAMGALVSALVVVIATATLPADTAVIRDSQLAPRVLDYSHDLAGFVPVQMRDAYYYREAQVITYWNQHKTAPPESASGPAAAP from the coding sequence ATGAACGGTCTCGACTATCTGATCCTGGCGGCGATCGGACTCGGCGCATTGATGGGCGCGGGACGCGGAATCCTGCGCATCGCCTCGTCGCTCATCGCGCTGGTGTCGGCCTTTTACCTGGCCGCGGTTTACGACAAGCCGGCCGGCGATCAACTTGCGCGCGCGTTTTCGCTGAAGCCCGCGACTGGCGCGACGCTGGGTTATATCGTCATCTTTCTCACCGTGATGATTGTCGTGGCGTGGGGCGGCTCGAAGCTCGCCCAGCTAATTCGCGCCGTGCACATGAGCTGGGCCGACCGGCTCGGCGGCGCGGTCGTCGGCGCCGCGATGGGCGCGCTGGTATCGGCGCTGGTCGTGGTGATCGCGACCGCGACGCTGCCGGCAGACACGGCGGTGATCCGCGATTCACAGCTTGCGCCGCGCGTGCTCGACTATAGCCACGACCTGGCGGGCTTCGTCCCCGTACAGATGCGCGACGCCTACTACTACCGCGAAGCCCAGGTCATCACGTACTGGAACCAGCATAAAACGGCGCCGCCCGAGTCCGCATCGGGACCCGCGGCGGCGCCGTAA
- the trxA gene encoding thioredoxin translates to MASELVNHVTDANFDQEVLKSDKAVLIDFWAPWCAPCRAIAPIIDELAGEYAGRLKVVKINVDDNPETPARYGVRGIPNLLIIKSGQVKEQIVGAVPKSHLVKAVDSALV, encoded by the coding sequence ATGGCCAGCGAGCTAGTTAACCACGTAACCGACGCGAACTTCGACCAGGAAGTTCTGAAATCCGACAAGGCGGTTTTGATCGACTTCTGGGCGCCGTGGTGCGCGCCCTGCCGGGCCATCGCTCCGATCATCGACGAACTAGCGGGCGAATACGCCGGCCGGCTCAAGGTGGTGAAGATTAACGTTGACGACAATCCCGAAACGCCGGCGCGTTACGGCGTCCGCGGAATTCCGAACCTGCTGATCATCAAGAGCGGTCAGGTCAAGGAGCAGATCGTCGGCGCCGTGCCGAAGAGCCATCTCGTGAAAGCGGTCGATAGCGCGCTCGTCTGA
- a CDS encoding redoxin family protein produces the protein MERYVRTSPIGPLSTTTVRRLCLTVAAIGIAAAVAGFLGGTGSVRAAIEHVGAPAPDFSCERCLNHAPFKLSDLRGKVVLVDFWEYTCINCIRTFPYLRRWDRLYRPLGLVIVGVHTPEFEFGKNPERVADATKRFGFDFPVAIDSDYKIWYAFHNEGWPADYLIDKNGNIAYTHLGEGEYGYFEQKIQELLKQANPALDFNQTKYRIPQDENVDLNGGVCMRATPETYLGFAHTMNIANPGGEDRTRQIVYAAPADVPLDEFALNGRWLAADEYVRHAVEAKPPGDSIALHYRAKSVYLVAGSDDAKPHRLCVEQDGKPLPKPAWGVDVRAASDGRTYLELGAKRMYYVVNNDEFGGHLLQLYALEPGLSLYSFTFGNNCENKFAHR, from the coding sequence ATGGAACGCTATGTGCGCACTTCGCCGATTGGCCCGCTTTCGACGACCACGGTTCGGCGCCTATGCCTGACCGTGGCCGCGATTGGTATAGCGGCCGCTGTAGCGGGCTTTCTCGGCGGGACGGGATCGGTGCGCGCCGCGATCGAACACGTCGGCGCGCCCGCGCCCGACTTCAGCTGCGAACGATGCCTCAACCATGCGCCGTTCAAGCTGAGCGATTTGCGCGGCAAGGTGGTGCTGGTCGATTTCTGGGAATACACCTGCATCAACTGCATCCGCACTTTTCCCTATCTGCGCCGCTGGGATCGGCTTTATCGTCCGCTGGGCCTGGTGATCGTCGGCGTGCATACGCCCGAGTTCGAGTTCGGCAAGAATCCCGAGCGAGTCGCGGACGCCACCAAACGCTTCGGCTTCGATTTTCCGGTCGCGATCGATAGCGACTACAAAATCTGGTACGCGTTTCATAACGAGGGCTGGCCCGCCGACTACCTGATCGACAAGAACGGCAACATCGCCTACACACACCTGGGCGAGGGCGAGTACGGCTACTTCGAACAGAAGATTCAGGAATTGCTCAAACAGGCCAATCCCGCGCTCGACTTCAACCAGACCAAATACAGAATTCCGCAAGACGAGAACGTCGACTTGAACGGCGGCGTCTGTATGCGTGCGACGCCGGAAACCTATCTCGGCTTCGCGCACACGATGAATATCGCGAATCCGGGCGGCGAGGATCGCACGCGTCAGATCGTGTACGCGGCGCCGGCCGACGTCCCGCTGGACGAGTTCGCGCTCAATGGCCGATGGCTCGCGGCCGACGAATACGTGCGTCATGCGGTCGAGGCCAAGCCGCCGGGGGATTCGATCGCGCTGCACTACCGCGCCAAGTCGGTTTACCTGGTGGCCGGCTCTGACGACGCGAAACCGCATCGGCTCTGTGTCGAACAGGACGGCAAGCCGCTACCCAAGCCGGCCTGGGGCGTCGACGTGCGCGCCGCAAGCGACGGCCGGACCTACCTGGAGCTCGGCGCCAAGCGGATGTACTACGTCGTCAACAACGACGAGTTCGGCGGCCATCTGCTGCAACTCTACGCGCTCGAGCCCGGTCTCTCCCTCTATTCGTTCACGTTCGGCAATAACTGTGAGAACAAGTTCGCGCACCGCTGA
- a CDS encoding Zn-dependent alcohol dehydrogenase has protein sequence MKAAVFYGPKQPLVVEDVEIDQPMDREVLVRTVASGVCHSDLHFVDGFYSFPAPAVLGHEAAGIVEAVGKAVDYVKPGDHVIACLSVFCGYCDDCMAGHPNRCTNRAATQRRKTDKPRLALKGQPMRQFADLSTYAEKMLVHENALVKIGNDMPLDRAALIGCGVTTGVGAVLNTARIEPGSTVAVFGCGGVGLAAIQGARIAGARMIIAVDQYESKLALARRLGATHTVDSSHTDAVKAIRELASPGQPSEPVVAGLGVSGGVDYSFEAVGLKKLAEDCFDCIKPGGTATIIGMIPVGQKVELDGPKFLTERKIQGTNMGSNRFRIDMLRYIDFYQQGRLNLDDMITRRGKLADVNEAFRAMKAGEVARTVLMFD, from the coding sequence ATGAAAGCCGCCGTATTTTATGGTCCCAAGCAGCCGCTCGTTGTCGAAGACGTCGAGATCGACCAGCCGATGGATCGCGAGGTCCTGGTGCGCACCGTGGCGAGCGGCGTCTGCCACAGCGATCTGCACTTCGTCGATGGCTTTTACAGCTTCCCGGCGCCCGCGGTACTGGGCCATGAAGCCGCCGGCATCGTCGAGGCGGTCGGCAAGGCCGTCGATTACGTGAAACCCGGCGACCACGTCATCGCTTGCCTCTCGGTCTTCTGCGGCTACTGCGACGACTGCATGGCGGGCCATCCCAACCGATGCACCAATCGCGCGGCCACCCAGCGGCGCAAGACCGACAAACCGCGCCTTGCGCTCAAGGGCCAGCCGATGCGCCAGTTTGCCGACCTTTCGACCTACGCCGAGAAGATGCTGGTGCACGAGAATGCGCTGGTGAAGATCGGCAACGACATGCCGCTCGACCGCGCTGCGCTCATCGGATGCGGCGTCACGACCGGCGTCGGCGCGGTGCTCAACACTGCGCGGATCGAGCCCGGAAGCACAGTCGCGGTCTTCGGATGCGGCGGCGTGGGCCTCGCGGCGATCCAGGGCGCGCGTATCGCGGGCGCCCGGATGATCATCGCCGTCGATCAGTACGAGTCGAAGCTCGCCCTCGCGCGGCGGCTCGGCGCCACCCACACCGTCGATTCCTCCCACACCGACGCGGTCAAGGCGATCCGCGAGCTGGCGAGCCCCGGCCAGCCGTCGGAGCCAGTGGTTGCGGGTCTCGGGGTGAGCGGCGGCGTCGATTACTCGTTCGAGGCGGTGGGACTCAAGAAACTCGCCGAGGACTGCTTCGATTGCATCAAGCCCGGCGGCACCGCGACGATCATCGGCATGATCCCGGTAGGTCAGAAGGTCGAACTCGACGGGCCCAAGTTCCTCACCGAGCGCAAGATCCAGGGCACCAACATGGGTTCCAACCGCTTCCGCATCGACATGCTGCGGTATATCGATTTTTACCAGCAGGGCCGCCTCAATCTCGACGACATGATCACGCGGCGCGGCAAGCTCGCCGACGTCAACGAGGCGTTCCGCGCGATGAAGGCCGGCGAGGTCGCCCGCACCGTTCTGATGTTCGACTGA
- a CDS encoding Zn-dependent alcohol dehydrogenase, which produces MKAAIFHGPGKPLSIEEIQVDEPREHEVLVRTVATGVCHSDLHFVEGLWPHPAPAVLGHEAAGIVERVGSAVTYLKAGDHVISCPSVFCGRCKQCNSGHPYRCTNRPAVRRPKGDQPRLSKDGAMIRQFSDLSTYAEKMLVHENALVKIRDDMPLDRAALIGCGVTTGVGAALNTAKVEPGSTVAVFGAGGIGLSAIQGARIAGAAMIIAVDMFEHKLATAKRLGATHTVDASSADPVEAIQKMTDGGVDYAFEAIGLKKAAEQCFEALAPGGTATVIGMIPVGQKVEIDGPKLLTERRIMGSLMGSNRFRIDMPRYIDFYLQGRLNLDDMISRRGRLEDVNEAFRAMKAGEVSRTVLTFE; this is translated from the coding sequence ATGAAAGCCGCAATTTTCCATGGACCCGGCAAACCGCTCAGCATCGAGGAAATCCAGGTTGACGAACCGCGCGAGCACGAGGTGCTCGTGCGCACGGTTGCCACCGGCGTCTGCCATAGCGACCTCCACTTCGTCGAAGGGCTGTGGCCCCATCCCGCACCCGCCGTGCTCGGCCACGAGGCCGCCGGCATCGTCGAACGCGTCGGTTCGGCGGTGACCTACCTCAAGGCGGGCGATCACGTGATCTCGTGTCCGTCGGTGTTCTGCGGGCGCTGCAAGCAATGCAACTCCGGCCATCCGTACCGATGCACCAACCGCCCGGCGGTCCGCCGCCCCAAGGGCGACCAGCCGCGCCTGTCCAAGGACGGCGCGATGATCCGCCAGTTCAGCGATCTTTCGACGTACGCTGAGAAGATGCTGGTGCATGAGAACGCGCTGGTGAAGATTCGCGACGACATGCCGCTCGACCGCGCCGCGCTCATCGGGTGCGGCGTGACCACCGGTGTCGGCGCCGCGCTCAACACGGCGAAGGTCGAGCCGGGCTCGACGGTGGCGGTCTTCGGCGCCGGCGGGATCGGGCTTTCCGCGATCCAGGGCGCGCGCATCGCCGGCGCCGCGATGATCATCGCGGTGGACATGTTCGAGCACAAGCTCGCGACCGCCAAGCGCCTGGGCGCCACCCACACGGTGGACGCGTCGTCGGCCGATCCGGTTGAGGCGATCCAGAAGATGACCGACGGCGGCGTGGACTATGCGTTCGAGGCGATCGGGCTCAAGAAGGCCGCCGAGCAGTGTTTCGAAGCGCTCGCGCCGGGCGGCACCGCAACCGTGATCGGGATGATCCCGGTCGGGCAGAAGGTCGAGATCGACGGGCCCAAGCTGCTCACCGAGCGGCGGATCATGGGCTCGCTGATGGGTTCGAACCGCTTCCGCATCGACATGCCGCGGTACATCGATTTCTACCTCCAGGGACGGCTCAACCTCGACGACATGATCTCGCGCCGCGGCCGGCTCGAGGACGTGAACGAGGCGTTCCGCGCGATGAAGGCGGGCGAGGTGTCCCGGACGGTATTGACATTCGAGTAG
- the dapA gene encoding 4-hydroxy-tetrahydrodipicolinate synthase, translated as MFNGALTALVTPFRDGEVDEQALREAVEFQIQSGIDGLVPCGSTGESATLTHSEHEQVIRIVVNQTRKRVPVVAGTGSNSTAEAIRLTASAREAGVDGALMISPYYNKPTQDGIFRHYKMVAAAVDLPLIVYNIPGRTASNIAPETFARLCEIRNVVAIKEASGSMDQVSDIRRLCGDRLTILSGDDALTLPMMALGGKGVVATVSNLMPRETHELAAAALAGDYPRARELHYKLLPLVRAIFVETNPIPVKQALAFMGKCTAEMRMPLTPMSPGPAEKLHALMKEMRLI; from the coding sequence ATGTTCAACGGCGCACTGACGGCTTTGGTGACCCCTTTTCGCGACGGCGAAGTTGACGAGCAGGCGCTGCGTGAAGCGGTCGAGTTCCAGATTCAGAGCGGCATCGACGGCCTCGTGCCCTGCGGCTCGACGGGAGAGTCGGCCACGCTCACCCACTCTGAGCACGAGCAGGTGATCCGGATCGTCGTCAATCAGACGCGCAAGCGCGTGCCCGTGGTGGCCGGCACCGGCTCGAACTCGACCGCCGAGGCGATCCGTCTGACCGCCTCCGCGCGCGAAGCCGGCGTCGACGGCGCGCTGATGATCTCGCCCTACTACAACAAGCCCACCCAGGACGGTATCTTCAGGCACTACAAGATGGTCGCGGCGGCGGTCGATCTGCCGCTCATCGTTTACAACATCCCCGGACGCACGGCCTCCAATATCGCGCCCGAAACTTTCGCGCGGCTGTGCGAAATCCGCAACGTGGTGGCGATCAAGGAAGCCTCGGGTTCGATGGACCAGGTCTCCGACATCCGGCGCCTGTGCGGCGACCGTCTGACGATCCTGTCGGGCGACGACGCGCTGACGCTGCCGATGATGGCGCTCGGCGGCAAGGGCGTGGTCGCGACCGTCAGCAACCTGATGCCGCGCGAGACGCACGAGCTGGCGGCGGCCGCGCTGGCGGGCGACTACCCGCGGGCGCGCGAGCTGCACTACAAGCTTCTGCCGCTGGTGCGCGCGATCTTCGTCGAGACAAATCCGATCCCGGTCAAGCAAGCGCTCGCCTTCATGGGCAAGTGCACGGCCGAGATGCGGATGCCGCTCACGCCGATGTCGCCCGGCCCGGCGGAAAAGCTCCACGCGCTGATGAAGGAGATGCGCCTCATCTGA
- the dapF gene encoding diaminopimelate epimerase codes for MAKLAFTKMHGCGNDYIYLVADRVRPADPAALARRLSDRRFGIGGDGIIMLAPSKSADVRMEMYNADGSRGEMCGNGIRCVARLHYERATRPRNPMLIETDCGLKTVELRLEGGRPVEATVDMGEPILESREIPVAADGRVIDHPLEVGGRLWRITAVSMGNPHCVVFVDDEAIFALEDSEFARVGRQFEHHPFFPRRVNTEFILPIARDRLRMRVWERGSGETLACGTGACASLVAAVLTGRAERRATLELRGGKLGIEWRERGEGANHVMMTGEAVEVFSGEVEVGDAELTPVVA; via the coding sequence ATGGCGAAGCTCGCCTTCACCAAGATGCACGGTTGCGGCAACGACTACATCTACCTCGTTGCCGATCGCGTGCGTCCGGCGGACCCGGCCGCCTTGGCGCGCCGGCTCTCCGATCGCCGCTTCGGCATCGGTGGCGACGGAATTATCATGCTCGCGCCGTCGAAAAGCGCCGACGTGCGGATGGAGATGTACAACGCGGACGGCAGCCGCGGCGAGATGTGCGGCAACGGCATCCGCTGCGTCGCGCGCCTGCACTACGAGCGCGCCACGCGCCCGCGCAACCCCATGCTGATCGAGACCGACTGCGGGCTCAAGACGGTGGAGCTGAGGCTCGAAGGCGGACGCCCCGTCGAGGCGACGGTCGATATGGGCGAGCCGATTCTCGAAAGCCGTGAAATCCCGGTCGCCGCCGACGGCCGCGTCATCGACCATCCGCTCGAGGTCGGCGGGCGCCTATGGCGCATCACCGCGGTCTCGATGGGCAATCCGCACTGCGTCGTATTCGTCGACGACGAGGCGATCTTCGCGCTTGAGGATTCCGAATTCGCCCGCGTCGGACGCCAGTTCGAGCACCATCCGTTCTTTCCCCGCCGCGTCAACACCGAGTTCATCCTGCCGATCGCGCGCGACCGGCTGCGGATGCGGGTGTGGGAGCGCGGCTCGGGCGAAACGCTCGCCTGCGGTACCGGCGCCTGCGCGTCGCTGGTCGCCGCGGTGTTGACCGGGCGCGCCGAGCGCCGTGCAACCCTGGAATTGCGCGGCGGCAAACTCGGAATCGAATGGCGCGAGCGGGGCGAGGGCGCCAATCACGTGATGATGACGGGCGAAGCGGTCGAGGTGTTCAGCGGCGAAGTCGAAGTGGGCGACGCCGAACTGACGCCGGTCGTAGCGTAA